The following are from one region of the Oryzias melastigma strain HK-1 linkage group LG22, ASM292280v2, whole genome shotgun sequence genome:
- the LOC112149055 gene encoding C-type lectin domain family 4 member M, translated as MEPRENAFSTYNKLVSQDEIIEDEPPLYPSQEKPQVSLTTVRSNSTVSHYKLLVVSLAVLAVILLVVDIGLGVYYYKLSEGKIGRDIGNEFTKVQGSYNAALQSREAAKEQLEKEIKHQRITKWELDHQLRRTKDYEKQTEKLQLEIATLKSHLPMLKEGCRHCLPGWTFMNSLCYFFPFSDSYSSTTWLDARAFCKRHGGDLAVIDSIEKHLAIMNLINNYQDPSRPIHQSGFWIALRDVDEEGTWRWVDGTRLSEGYWNDGEPNNEYNEDCGAIYPRNNPLKAWNDAPCTYNLKWICEMAPNFQSL; from the exons ATGGAGCCTAGAGAAAATGCTTTCAGCACATATAACAAACTAGTTTCTCAGGATGAAATCATCGAAGACGAACCTCCTCTGTACCCCAGCCAAGAGAAGCCACAAG TGTCCTTGACCACGGTGAGATCCAACTCGACCGTGAGTCATTACAAGCTGCTTGTGGTGAGCCTGGCAGTGCTCGCTGTTATACTGCTAGTCGTCGATATTGGACTGGGAGTATATt ACTACAAACTGTCTGAAGGTAAAATTGGGAGGGACATCGGCAATGAGTTCACCAAGGTCCAAGGTTCCTACAACGCTGCGCTTCAAAGCAGAGAAGCTGCTAAGGAACAGCtggaaaaagaaatcaaacatcAGAGAATCACTAAATGGGAGCTCGACCACCAGCTCCGAAGAACCAAAGACTACGAAAAGCAGACCGAGAAGCTCCAGCTGGAAATCGCAACACTAAAATCCCATCTACCGATGCTAA AGGAAGGCTGCAGACACTGTTTACCAGGATGGACCTTCATGAATTCTCTCTGCTATTTCTTCCCGTTCTCTGATTCATATTCATCCACAACCTGGCTGGATGCCAGAGCGTTCTGCAAGAGGCACGGAGGAGACTTAGCAGTCATTGATAGCATAGAGAAACAC CTGGCCATAATGAATTTGATAAACAACTATCAAGACCCCTCGAGACCGATACACCAAAGTGGGTTCTGGATTGCCCTGAGAGATGTGGATGAGGAAGGGACATGGAGATGGGTGGATGGGACAAGACTAAGCGAGGG ATATTGGAATGATGGGGAACCAAACAACGAATACAATGAAGACTGCGGGGCCATTTATCCCAGAAACAACCCCCTTAAGGCGTGGAACGATGCACCCTGCACTTATAACCTCAAGTGGATTTGTGAAATGGCACCAAATTTCCAGTCtctataa
- the LOC112144645 gene encoding C-type lectin domain family 4 member M: MEPRENAFSTYNKLVSHDEIIEDEPPLYPSQEKPQVSLTTVRSNSTVSHYKLLLVGLAVLAVILLVVDIGLGVYYYKLSEGKIGRDIGNEFTKVQGSYNAALQSREAAKEQLEKEIKHQRITKWELDHQLRRTKDYEKQTEKLQLEIATLKSHLPMLKEGCRHCLPGWTFMNSLCYFFPFSDSYSSTTWLDARAFCKRHGGDLAVIDSIEKHLAIMNLINNYQDPSRPIHQSGFWIALRDVDEEGTWRWVDGTRLSEGYWNDGEPNNTNNEDCGAIYPRNNPFKAWNDASCTYHLKWICEMAPNFQSL, translated from the exons ATGGAGCCTAGAGAAAATGCTTTCAGCACATATAACAAACTAGTTTCTCATGATGAAATCATCGAAGACGAACCTCCTCTGTACCCCAGCCAAGAGAAGCCACAAG TGTCCTTGACCACGGTGAGATCCAACTCGACCGTGAGTCATTACAAGCTGCTTCTGGTGGGCCTGGCAGTGCTCGCTGTTATACTGCTAGTCGTCGATATTGGACTGGGAGTATATt ACTACAAACTGTCTGAAGGTAAAATTGGGAGGGACATCGGCAATGAGTTCACCAAGGTCCAAGGTTCCTACAACGCTGCGCTTCAAAGCAGAGAAGCTGCTAAGGAACAGCtggaaaaagaaatcaaacatcAGAGAATCACTAAATGGGAGCTCGACCACCAGCTCCGAAGAACCAAAGACTACGAAAAGCAGACCGAGAAGCTCCAGCTGGAAATCGCAACACTAAAATCCCATCTACCGATGCTAA AGGAAGGCTGCAGACACTGTTTACCAGGATGGACCTTCATGAATTCTCTCTGCTATTTCTTCCCGTTCTCTGATTCATATTCATCCACAACCTGGCTGGATGCCAGAGCGTTCTGCAAGAGGCACGGAGGAGACTTAGCAGTCATTGATAGCATAGAGAAACAC CTGGCCATAATGAATTTGATAAACAACTATCAAGACCCCTCGAGACCGATACACCAAAGTGGGTTCTGGATTGCCCTGAGAGATGTGGATGAGGAAGGGACATGGAGATGGGTGGATGGGACAAGACTAAGCGAGGG ATATTGGAATGATGGGGAaccaaacaacacaaacaatgaAGACTGCGGGGCCATTTATCCCAGAAACAACCCCTTTAAGGCGTGGAACGATGCATCCTGCACTTATCACCTCAAGTGGATTTGTGAAATGGCACCAAATTTCCAGTCtctataa
- the LOC112144679 gene encoding perlucin-like protein yields the protein MLITAAVLGICCAKAKDFDMSDLAASPLLAELNFYLNQTHIIKAKEEAQAALIKERANHLQIKQEVNLKRTFVDKLQGKLETLKQEITILESNKTNLEKNCGWCMPGWIFQKRSCYYFSDEEVSSKKNWTDSRNYCMSKGGDLLVINNLEEQQLIRTHLPRRSSSHVWWLNGFWIGLTDAVTQGVWMWVNNVTETSTAYWRTGQPSHFGSQTGNCVAFLGDTLTTWYNANCNQHRLNWICEKEASKTDVV from the exons ATGCTGATAACTGCTGCTGTGTTGGGGATTTGCT GCGCCAAAGCCAAAGATTTCGACATGTCTGACTTGGCTGCATCTCCTCTTCTTGCTGAGCTGAACTTCTACCTCAACCAAACTCATATCATCAAAGCCAAAGAGGAGGCTCAGGCGGCGCTGATCAAAGAACGTGCCAACCATCTACAAATCAAGCAGGAAGTGAACCTGAAGAGGACTTTCGTCGACAAGCTTCAAGGAAAGTTAGAGACtctaaaacaggaaataacaATTCTCGAGTCAAACAAGACAAATTTAG agaaaaactgTGGTTGGTGTATGCCTGGAtggatttttcaaaaaagatcttgctattatttttctgatgaggaGGTTTCTTCAAAAAAGAATTGGACCGATAGCAGAAACTACTGCATGAGTAAAGGAGGTGACCTGTTGGTGATCAATAATTTGGAGGAGCAG CAACTCATTAGAACTCATTTGCCACGGAGGAGCAGCAGTCATGTGTGGTGGCTGAACGGGTTCTGGATCGGCCTCACCGATGCAGTGACTCAGGGAGTGTGGATGTGGGTCAACAATGTCACAGAGACATCCACAGC GTACTGGAGAACTGGACAACCTTCCCATTTTGGGTCTCAGACTGGGAACTGTGTTGCTTTTCTGGGTGACACCCTGACGACTTGGTACAATGCGAACTGCAATCAGCACCGGCTGAACTGGATCTGTGAGAAGGAAGCAAGCAAAACTGATGTGGTCTAA